Below is a window of Clostridium sp. JN-1 DNA.
CATCAGAAATAAATGAAAGAAAAGATGGAATTTTAACTAAAGTAGAATCTACGGCATCTATTGCAGAGGAAACTTCAGCTGCTACAGAAGAAATATCTGCTTCTTCCCAAGAAATGAATAGTTCTTCTGCAGAAGTTTTAAATGCTTCAAATAACCTTAGTTCAAGTACAAAGGAAATGATGCTTCAAGTACAAAAATTTAAATTATAGTTTAGTTAAGATATGGCAAAGAATTTTAAAGTCTTTGCCATATTTAAATCATCATGATTGATTTTTGTGTTCATACTGTGTATAATATATATACACAGTATGAACATAAAATTCACGAGTATTTACAAAATGTATATAAATAGTTAGTATTTATATAGAATCGAATTATTTTAAATTAGGAGGGGAGTTAAATGTCAGAAGAAAATAAAGATGGTAAAGATGGAATTTTAAAAAATATTATTGGTGTTATAATTTCACCTAAGGAAACTATGGAGAGGGTCAGTGAAAACCCTAAAGTATGGAGATACTTAATCCCTATAACACTTATTCAATTAATTATTACTGCAGTTGAACTGCCAAAACTTACAAGTTATACTATTTTAAAAGCCCAGGAAATGACAAATGTTTCTCAATCTGCTCTTCCAGCTTTAAAAACAGGAGTTATAATTTCTGGAATAGTTACAGCATTAATTTTGCCAGCACTAATAGCATTAGTGTCAAGTGCATTTATCAAAGTTGTATCTTCTATTACAAGCGAAAAGGGAAGTTTTAAGAGCTTATACTGTATGAATATTTTAGCTTATGTTCCAATGTTAATAGGAGCAATTTTAACTGCAGTAATAATGATGTTTACAGAACCACAAAATATAAAAAATATTTCAACAAGCCTCACATTGTTCTTGAGTTCATCGGTAGATATGAAAAGTACTATTTATAAGTTGTTCTCAGCTATAGATTTTTTCTATATATGGAGTATTGTATTATCGGTAATAGGGACTTCTGTTGTATTTAAAATGAAAACTAAGAAGGCTGCAATTATAGTTTTTGGAATTTATATTGTTTCAATTATTATTAGAGTTTTAGCTTAAAAGGTATCTTATTAAGAATATTTATAATGTAATAAGCTGACATTGTTTTTTATATAATGTCAGTTTCGCATTTATTTATACAATTTGTCTAAAAAAAAGTGAATAATTTTATATTAATGTTATAATAAAAATGTATTGTGTTTTAAAGTAATTTGTATATTATATTTAGCTTAGAAAGGTGAGGAAAAGTGAAAATGAAATCTAAGTTCAAATTTATAAAGGACAAGAAGAAATTAGGAATTATAGCAGCCGTTGTACTTATAATCGCAATTATAGGAATACTTTCTTATGCAAAGGCTCAAAAATCTCAAATAAAGAATGTAAGTATATCTAAAGTTATCAAGAAAAGCATAGTTCAAAGTACTGTTGTTCCTGGAACTATACAGCCTAATTATAGAAATGAAATAACTTTAAATAATACTCAAAAAGTAGCAAAGGTTTTGGTAAGTGAAGGGCAAGAAGTAAAACAAGGTGATGTTTTAGTTAAAATGGATACATCTGACTATGAAAGTGAGTTAAAAAAAGCAAAGGCAGATTTGGATAGTGCTGAAAGTGCAATATCACAAGCACAGACAGCAGGAGGACAAGCAGGTAATAGTGGATCAATTTCAACAAGTTCCATTAAATCTCAAATTGATAGCTTAAATGAAAAGATAGATAATGCCAATATAAAGGCTGGTGTGGATGGAAAAGTAGTAAAAGTTGATGCAAAAGAAGGTCAAACTCCACAAGAAGGAGATAAGATAATAGTAGATGATGCTTCGAAATATAAAGTTTCT
It encodes the following:
- a CDS encoding Yip1 family protein, with the translated sequence MSEENKDGKDGILKNIIGVIISPKETMERVSENPKVWRYLIPITLIQLIITAVELPKLTSYTILKAQEMTNVSQSALPALKTGVIISGIVTALILPALIALVSSAFIKVVSSITSEKGSFKSLYCMNILAYVPMLIGAILTAVIMMFTEPQNIKNISTSLTLFLSSSVDMKSTIYKLFSAIDFFYIWSIVLSVIGTSVVFKMKTKKAAIIVFGIYIVSIIIRVLA
- a CDS encoding biotin/lipoyl-binding protein produces the protein MKSKFKFIKDKKKLGIIAAVVLIIAIIGILSYAKAQKSQIKNVSISKVIKKSIVQSTVVPGTIQPNYRNEITLNNTQKVAKVLVSEGQEVKQGDVLVKMDTSDYESELKKAKADLDSAESAISQAQTAGGQAGNSGSISTSSIKSQIDSLNEKIDNANIKAGVDGKVVKVDAKEGQTPQEGDKIIVDDASKYKVSIDMSQYDAMKVSKGQKAIVKIKGNDDMRYIGSVTDVGQIAQTQTDIKNGQQEPKVNVIVTLNDASGDDSIKSGYEADVEIIFDERQNAITIGVDSIREEKGTKKKYVYAVNNQNKVEKRYIRTGIETDDAVEVTSGFKQGERYITNPQDTLKVGDTVKDASKDQAGGTKK